From Pristiophorus japonicus isolate sPriJap1 chromosome 7, sPriJap1.hap1, whole genome shotgun sequence, one genomic window encodes:
- the LOC139266907 gene encoding SH3 domain-binding glutamic acid-rich-like protein 3: protein MVVTVYYCSVTTTTALEKQQKRIVQTLEAFHIPHQLLDLSTNENLKDEMRMKVGDPKAMAPQIFNGDQYCGDFAAFSQAMEHEKVNQFFKVDNVQCQH from the exons ATGGTCGTCACGGTTTACTATTGCAGTGTCACTACAACAACTGCG CTGGAGAAGCAGCAGAAAAGAATTGTTCAAACTTTGGAAGCATTTCATATACCCCACCAATTGCTGGATCTATCAACGAATGAAAACTTAAAAGATGAAATGAGAATGAAGGTGGGAGACCCCAAAGCAATGGCACCACAAATATTTAATGGAGACCAATACTGTGGG gATTTTGCTGCCTTTTCCCAGGCTATGGAACATGAGAAAGTAAATCAGTTCTTCAAGGTGGATAATGTTCAATGTCAGCATTAA